In Schlegelella aquatica, one DNA window encodes the following:
- the pepN gene encoding aminopeptidase N, translated as MREATAVVIRREDYAPPPYWIRTVELTFDLDPAKTIVTSRMQIERNEAVPAQPLKLHGEDLNLLRVLANGESVSFRHEDGCLVIDNPPPAPFTLEVRNTCAPEKNTQLSGLYTSGGGFFTQCEAQGFRRITYFLDRPDVMSVYTVTLRADKAKYPVLLSNGNLIEQGDLEGGRHYAKWHDPFPKPSYLFALVAANLVCREQKIRARSGREHLLQVYVRAGDLDKTEHAMRSLMASIAWDEARFGLSLDLDRFMIVAVSDFNMGAMENKGLNIFNTKYVLANPATATDTDYSGIESVVGHEYFHNWTGNRVTCRDWFQLSLKEGLTVFRDQEFSQDLAGSPSARAVKRIDDVRLLRQHQFPEDAGPMAHPVRPDSYVAIDNFYTATVYDKGAEVVRMMQTLVGREGFARGMTLYFQRHDGQAVTCDDFAQAIADANPGSPLAERLEQFKRWYSQAGTPRVTSRGHYNAETQTYTLELSQHCPPTPGQADKQPFVIPVAMGLIGRDGLPLPLQLVGESAPVGTDRVLVLHEATQRYEFVGLEVEPVPSLLRGFSAPVVLEDTLSDAELLILLAHDCDPFNRWEAGQRLALNRLLAAIKGDGRLHLDEPFLDAMKAVLHHPALDPAFKELVLTLPSESYIAEQLEQVDPQRIHTVRETMRLQLAQCLHADWEWAFEHHQVQGGYSPEPGQAGRRALANLALGYLCLAAAEKNLPVWPGKAYQRFKDATNMTDRLGALAALVGAHHDLAEVALERFHQMFKDEALVIDKWFALQATAPEKEGRVFTRVKQLMAHPDFSLRNPNRARSLINALCFSNPAAFHRADAAGYVFWADRVLELDAINPQLAARLARALDRWKQLAEPYRSAAREAIARVAAKAELSDDVREIVTRALAE; from the coding sequence ATGCGCGAAGCCACTGCCGTCGTGATCCGGCGCGAGGACTATGCCCCGCCGCCCTACTGGATCCGCACCGTCGAGCTGACCTTCGATCTCGATCCGGCCAAGACCATCGTCACCAGCCGGATGCAGATCGAGCGCAACGAGGCCGTGCCGGCCCAGCCGCTCAAGCTGCACGGCGAGGACTTGAACCTCCTGCGCGTGCTCGCCAACGGCGAGAGCGTGAGCTTCCGGCACGAGGACGGGTGCCTGGTCATCGACAACCCGCCGCCCGCGCCCTTCACACTGGAGGTGCGCAACACCTGTGCGCCCGAGAAGAACACCCAGCTCTCGGGCCTGTACACCTCGGGCGGCGGCTTCTTCACGCAGTGCGAGGCGCAGGGCTTTCGGCGCATCACCTACTTCCTGGACCGCCCGGACGTCATGTCCGTCTACACGGTCACGCTGCGCGCCGACAAGGCCAAGTACCCGGTGCTGCTGTCCAACGGCAACCTGATCGAGCAAGGTGACCTCGAAGGCGGCCGGCACTACGCCAAGTGGCACGACCCCTTCCCCAAGCCGAGCTATCTCTTCGCGCTGGTGGCGGCCAACCTGGTGTGCCGCGAGCAGAAGATCCGCGCCCGCTCGGGCCGCGAGCACCTGCTGCAGGTGTACGTGCGCGCCGGCGACTTGGACAAGACCGAGCACGCGATGCGTTCGCTGATGGCCTCCATCGCGTGGGACGAGGCGCGCTTCGGCCTCTCGCTCGATCTGGATCGCTTCATGATCGTCGCGGTGAGCGACTTCAACATGGGTGCGATGGAGAACAAGGGGTTGAACATCTTCAACACCAAGTACGTCCTCGCCAACCCGGCCACCGCGACCGACACCGACTACTCCGGCATCGAGAGCGTGGTCGGCCACGAGTACTTCCACAACTGGACGGGCAACCGCGTCACCTGCCGCGACTGGTTCCAGCTCAGCCTGAAGGAGGGCCTGACCGTCTTCCGCGACCAGGAGTTCAGCCAGGACCTGGCTGGCAGCCCCTCGGCGCGCGCAGTCAAGCGCATCGACGACGTGCGCCTGCTGCGGCAGCACCAGTTCCCGGAAGATGCGGGCCCGATGGCGCACCCGGTGCGGCCGGACAGCTATGTCGCGATCGACAACTTCTACACCGCCACCGTCTACGACAAGGGCGCCGAGGTGGTGCGGATGATGCAGACGCTGGTTGGGCGCGAGGGGTTCGCGCGCGGCATGACGCTGTACTTCCAGCGCCATGACGGCCAGGCAGTGACCTGCGACGACTTCGCCCAGGCGATCGCCGACGCCAACCCCGGCAGCCCGCTGGCCGAGCGCCTCGAGCAGTTCAAGCGCTGGTACAGCCAGGCCGGCACCCCGCGTGTGACCTCGCGTGGCCACTACAACGCCGAGACGCAGACGTACACGCTGGAGCTTTCGCAACATTGCCCGCCCACCCCCGGGCAGGCCGACAAGCAGCCCTTCGTGATCCCGGTGGCCATGGGCCTCATCGGCCGTGACGGCCTGCCCCTGCCGCTGCAACTGGTGGGCGAGAGTGCCCCGGTGGGGACCGACCGCGTACTGGTGCTCCACGAGGCCACGCAGCGCTACGAGTTCGTGGGGCTCGAGGTGGAGCCGGTGCCGTCGTTGCTGCGCGGCTTCTCGGCGCCCGTGGTCCTGGAAGACACGCTGAGCGACGCGGAGCTCTTGATCCTGCTCGCCCACGACTGCGACCCGTTCAACCGCTGGGAGGCCGGCCAGCGCCTCGCGCTGAACCGCCTGCTCGCCGCGATCAAGGGCGACGGCCGCCTGCACCTGGACGAGCCCTTCCTCGACGCGATGAAGGCGGTACTGCACCACCCTGCGCTCGATCCAGCGTTCAAGGAGCTGGTACTCACGTTGCCGAGCGAGAGCTACATCGCCGAGCAACTGGAGCAGGTGGACCCCCAGCGCATCCACACGGTACGCGAGACGATGCGGCTGCAACTGGCGCAGTGCCTGCACGCGGACTGGGAGTGGGCCTTCGAGCACCACCAGGTGCAAGGCGGCTACTCGCCCGAGCCGGGGCAGGCGGGCCGACGGGCGCTGGCCAACCTGGCGCTTGGCTACTTGTGCCTGGCCGCCGCCGAGAAGAACCTGCCCGTGTGGCCGGGCAAGGCCTACCAGCGCTTCAAGGACGCGACCAACATGACCGACCGGCTGGGAGCGCTGGCGGCCCTGGTCGGCGCGCACCACGACCTCGCCGAGGTGGCGCTGGAGCGCTTCCATCAAATGTTCAAGGACGAAGCGCTCGTCATCGACAAATGGTTCGCCCTGCAGGCCACGGCCCCCGAGAAGGAGGGCCGCGTGTTCACGCGCGTCAAGCAGCTGATGGCGCACCCCGACTTCTCGCTGCGCAACCCCAACCGCGCGCGCAGCCTGATCAACGCGCTGTGCTTCAGCAACCCGGCCGCGTTCCACCGCGCCGACGCCGCGGGCTACGTCTTCTGGGCCGACCGCGTGCTCGAGCTGGATGCGATCAACCCGCAACTGGCGGCCCGCCTGGCGCGTGCGCTGGACCGCTGGAAGCAGTTGGCCGAGCCCTACCGCAGCGCCGCCCGCGAGGCGATCGCCCGCGTCGCGGCCAAGGCCGAGCTCAGCGACGACGTGCGCGAGATCGTGACGCGCGCGCTGGCCGAATGA
- a CDS encoding CheR family methyltransferase, whose amino-acid sequence MREAGVRTAANERLLDELLQAVRAVHGEDFSAYRREYLWRRVCRRLEREGLRTLEELLARARADPAVLLRLRRELMLQVTAMFRDPEFYRAVREEVVPWLRTYPRPCLWVAGCATGEELYSYLVLLHEEGLLERTRLYATDLDAEALAQAAAGVLDAPSLAEAQRRHLQAGGRRPLADHFHEAVGSARVPAEWLGNVVFSVHNLISDASFQQFHFISCRNVLMYLDEAARRRALALLHESLVPLGVLALGNGESLLGFSRRDDYVALHPLEMLYRRMR is encoded by the coding sequence ATGCGTGAGGCGGGCGTGCGCACCGCGGCGAACGAACGGCTGCTCGACGAACTGCTGCAGGCGGTGCGGGCCGTGCATGGCGAGGACTTCAGCGCCTACCGCCGGGAGTACCTGTGGCGCCGCGTGTGCCGCCGCCTGGAGCGTGAGGGCCTGCGCACGCTCGAGGAGCTCCTCGCCCGGGCCCGGGCCGACCCTGCGGTACTGTTGCGGCTGCGGCGCGAGCTGATGCTGCAGGTCACGGCCATGTTCCGCGACCCTGAGTTCTACCGTGCGGTGCGGGAGGAGGTCGTGCCCTGGCTGCGCACCTATCCTCGTCCCTGCCTGTGGGTGGCGGGCTGCGCGACGGGCGAAGAGCTCTATTCCTATCTCGTGCTGCTGCACGAGGAGGGTCTGCTCGAACGGACCCGGCTGTACGCCACCGACCTCGATGCCGAGGCGCTCGCCCAGGCTGCGGCCGGCGTTCTGGACGCACCCTCACTGGCCGAGGCGCAGCGGCGACACCTCCAAGCCGGCGGCCGCCGGCCTTTGGCCGACCATTTCCACGAGGCTGTCGGAAGTGCCAGGGTGCCGGCCGAATGGCTTGGCAATGTCGTGTTCTCGGTCCATAACCTCATCAGCGATGCATCGTTTCAGCAGTTCCACTTCATCTCGTGTCGCAACGTGCTGATGTATCTGGATGAGGCCGCGCGGCGGCGCGCGCTGGCACTCTTGCACGAGAGCCTGGTGCCGCTCGGCGTCCTGGCCTTGGGCAATGGGGAGAGTCTGCTCGGCTTCTCGCGCCGGGACGACTACGTGGCCTTGCACCCCCTCGAAATGCTGTACCGGAGGATGCGGTGA
- a CDS encoding class 1 fructose-bisphosphatase, translated as MSKRVSLTQYLVEQQRMHGHIPAQLRLLIEVVARACKRIAISVNKGALGDVLGSAGTENVQGEVQKKLDVIANEVLIEANEWGGHLAAMASEEMDGIYVVPNRFPQGEYLLLFDPLDGSSNIDVNVSIGTIFSVLKKPGEQTGVSEQDFLQPGSQQAAAGYCIYGPQTTLVLTVGDGVAMFTLDREQGSWVLTNENVQIPADTKEFAINMSNMRHWAPPVRRYIDECLAGKEGPRGKDFNMRWVASMVADVHRILTRGGIFMYPWDKREPDKPGKLRLMYEANPMSFIVEQAGGAATNGLQRILDLQPTKLHERVSVILGSKNEVERVTSYHLEMQA; from the coding sequence ATGAGCAAACGCGTCAGCCTCACCCAGTACCTGGTCGAGCAGCAGCGCATGCACGGGCACATCCCCGCGCAGTTGCGCCTGCTGATCGAAGTGGTCGCGCGCGCCTGCAAGCGCATCGCCATCAGCGTCAACAAGGGCGCCTTGGGCGACGTGCTGGGCTCGGCAGGCACCGAGAACGTGCAGGGCGAGGTCCAGAAGAAGCTGGACGTGATCGCCAACGAGGTGCTGATCGAGGCCAACGAGTGGGGTGGCCACCTGGCCGCCATGGCCTCGGAGGAGATGGACGGCATCTACGTGGTCCCCAACCGCTTCCCCCAGGGCGAGTACCTGCTGCTGTTCGACCCGCTCGACGGCTCGTCCAACATCGACGTGAACGTGAGCATCGGCACCATCTTCTCCGTACTGAAGAAGCCGGGCGAGCAGACGGGCGTGAGCGAGCAGGACTTCCTGCAACCGGGCTCGCAGCAGGCGGCCGCCGGCTACTGCATCTACGGCCCGCAGACGACCCTGGTGCTTACGGTGGGCGACGGCGTGGCGATGTTCACGCTGGACCGCGAACAGGGCTCCTGGGTGCTCACGAACGAGAACGTGCAGATCCCCGCCGACACCAAGGAATTCGCGATCAACATGAGCAACATGCGCCACTGGGCCCCTCCGGTGCGCCGCTACATCGACGAATGCCTGGCCGGCAAGGAGGGCCCGCGCGGCAAGGACTTCAACATGCGCTGGGTGGCCTCGATGGTGGCAGACGTGCACCGCATCCTCACCCGCGGCGGCATCTTCATGTACCCCTGGGACAAGCGCGAACCCGACAAGCCGGGCAAGCTGCGCCTCATGTACGAGGCCAACCCGATGAGCTTCATCGTCGAGCAGGCGGGCGGCGCGGCCACCAACGGCCTGCAACGCATTCTCGACCTCCAGCCGACGAAGCTGCACGAGCGCGTCTCGGTGATCCTCGGCTCGAAGAACGAGGTCGAGCGCGTCACGAGCTACCACCTCGAGATGCAAGCCTGA
- the prfB gene encoding peptide chain release factor 2 (programmed frameshift), translating to MDNERINAIGSRLADLAARTAELRRYLDWETKSHRLSEVNAALEDPAVWNDPKRAQELGREKKSLEAVVLTIQRLESELADNGELFEMARDEGDEAGLQAIEAEAEKLAREVEDLEFRRMFSNPADPNNCFIDIQAGAGGTEACDWAAMLLRQYLRYCERKGFKAEVMEESPGDVAGIKSATIKVEGDYAYGYLRTETGVHRLVRKSPFDSSGGRHTSFASVFVYPEVDDSIEIEINPADVRTDTFRASGAGGQHINKTDSAVRLTHIPTGIVVQCQNDRSQHRNREEAWAMLRARLYEHEMRKRMAEQQKLEDSKTDVGWGHQIRSYVLDQSRIKDLRTNVEISNTQKVLDGDLDAFIEASLKQGL from the exons ATGGACAACGAACGCATCAACGCCATTGGATCTCGCCTCGCCGACTTGGCGGCCCGCACCGCCGAGCTACGGAGGTATCTT GACTGGGAGACCAAGTCCCATCGTCTGAGCGAGGTCAACGCGGCGCTGGAGGACCCGGCCGTCTGGAACGACCCGAAGCGCGCCCAGGAACTGGGGCGCGAGAAGAAGTCGCTGGAAGCCGTGGTGCTGACCATCCAGCGGCTGGAATCGGAGCTCGCGGACAACGGCGAGCTCTTCGAGATGGCGCGCGACGAGGGCGATGAGGCGGGCCTGCAGGCCATCGAAGCCGAGGCCGAGAAGCTCGCCCGTGAGGTCGAGGACCTCGAGTTCCGCCGGATGTTCAGCAACCCGGCCGACCCGAACAACTGCTTCATCGACATCCAGGCCGGCGCGGGCGGCACCGAGGCCTGCGACTGGGCGGCCATGCTGCTGCGCCAGTACCTGCGATATTGCGAGCGCAAGGGCTTCAAGGCCGAGGTGATGGAAGAGTCGCCCGGCGACGTGGCCGGCATCAAGAGCGCGACGATCAAGGTCGAGGGCGACTACGCCTACGGCTACCTGCGCACGGAGACCGGCGTGCACCGCCTCGTGCGCAAGAGCCCGTTCGACTCCTCGGGCGGGCGCCACACTTCGTTTGCGAGCGTGTTCGTCTACCCGGAAGTCGACGACTCGATCGAGATCGAGATCAACCCGGCGGACGTGCGCACCGACACCTTCCGGGCCTCGGGCGCGGGCGGCCAGCACATCAACAAGACCGACTCGGCGGTGCGCCTCACGCACATCCCGACGGGCATCGTGGTGCAGTGCCAGAACGACCGCTCGCAGCACCGCAACCGCGAGGAGGCCTGGGCCATGCTGCGCGCGCGGCTCTACGAGCACGAGATGCGCAAGCGCATGGCCGAGCAGCAGAAGCTCGAGGACAGCAAGACCGACGTCGGCTGGGGCCATCAGATCCGCTCCTACGTGCTCGATCAAAGCCGCATCAAGGACCTGCGCACCAACGTCGAGATCTCCAACACGCAGAAGGTGCTCGACGGCGATCTCGACGCCTTCATCGAGGCCAGTTTGAAACAGGGGTTGTGA
- a CDS encoding response regulator, producing MSIRARLALGLAPSLLGLAMVGGIALARIEAVETDERWVAHTHEVLQRATLLGKTIAEAESNARAYRLTGQRPFLDEYRRLRQSWRADLAELRMLVRDHPLQIGRLEQLDAALPQRVRAMDELVDQAVRTGNGRAPASLQAQSQQLGEDVRRVLDAFVQTERALLRERSEQADRTSRLTRRAVTGTAALTFLVTLLMLMGVARSINRPLARLQAGALRVAEGDYESDDLPEGEGEIGQVARSFNRMKAEVALRERRLSEQDWINCRLAEFSELFQAPPDLPTLCGRTVSQLARTLSLPYLVLYLRQDGPHGPHLRRCATFAGQGAPERIAAGEGLVGQCLEDGRLLEVHPVPDGHVRITTAAGSSPVAQVLVVPALFEREVKAVLELGLSSRATAAQRQFLERFAQSFGLVLNALSARAELEAALERAMRLSESLQHKQEELTRANAELHQQADQLRASEQLLREQQEQLRRANDEYEQANAELRETGRALQEQARQLAQASEYKSQFLASMSHELRTPLNSVLILSQLLAENPQGTLTDKQVEYARTIHGAGQDLLELINDILDLSKIESGALRVDWEPVTLDALLHSSETQFRPLAERKGLVLRLRREQEAPPRIVSDAQRVWQIVKNLLSNAVKFTERGEVEMTVRAVEGPGGVAGVALAVRDTGIGIAPELHERIFESFQQGDRGTARKYGGTGLGLAISRRLARLLGGELSVRSAPGQGSTFTLWLPLRPDDVAVQDEAAPDRPAPGVGPLPATTRTVVAVHHDPGVVDRLREVAAERGFETVPVRLDEVVEVCERLWPALIVLEAEVEQGRGWVMLGLLKQRGATRHVPVLLACADDERERAVRLGAAHTLGPSDLVGDRLRERLHPRLDLLARSHRAVLVVEDDPAQQRAILELLSDPEVQVRAVGTAAEALRAMEEAAWDCVVLDLGLPDMDGIELVAQMRRRFGGQSPPVVVYTGRELSKAEADRLERVSDAIIVKGVRSPERLLAETSLLLHRVEARMPEHARAMIERGHLDDPVLAGRRVLVVDDDMRNIFSITAALEAYGVEVVHAEGGQEALDLLDRTAPVDAVLMDIMMPGMDGLEAMRRLRADPRWRSLPILAITAKAMPGDRERCLQAGASDYLTKPLDMDRVRALLRVWLVHPSAAGGASDA from the coding sequence ATGTCGATTCGTGCCCGCCTGGCACTCGGGCTGGCACCGAGCCTGCTCGGCCTCGCAATGGTGGGCGGCATTGCGCTCGCGCGCATCGAGGCGGTGGAAACCGACGAGCGATGGGTCGCTCACACCCACGAGGTGTTGCAACGCGCGACCCTGCTCGGCAAGACGATCGCCGAGGCGGAAAGCAATGCGCGCGCGTACCGCCTGACGGGGCAGCGCCCGTTCCTCGACGAGTATCGGCGTCTGCGGCAGTCATGGAGGGCCGATCTCGCCGAGCTGCGGATGTTGGTGCGCGACCATCCCTTGCAGATCGGGCGCCTCGAGCAGTTGGACGCCGCGCTGCCGCAGCGGGTGCGCGCGATGGATGAGTTGGTGGACCAGGCCGTGCGCACCGGCAACGGCAGGGCGCCCGCGTCGCTGCAAGCTCAGAGCCAGCAACTGGGCGAGGACGTGCGCCGGGTGCTGGACGCCTTCGTCCAGACCGAGCGCGCGCTGTTGCGCGAGCGCAGCGAGCAGGCAGATCGCACTTCGCGCTTGACGCGCCGCGCGGTCACCGGGACGGCCGCACTCACCTTCCTCGTCACCCTGTTGATGCTGATGGGCGTGGCCCGCAGCATCAACCGGCCGCTGGCGCGCCTGCAGGCCGGCGCGCTGCGCGTCGCCGAGGGCGACTACGAGAGCGACGATCTGCCCGAGGGCGAAGGCGAGATCGGGCAAGTGGCCCGATCGTTCAACCGCATGAAGGCCGAGGTCGCCCTCCGTGAGCGGCGCTTGTCGGAGCAGGACTGGATCAACTGCCGGCTCGCAGAGTTTTCCGAACTCTTCCAAGCGCCGCCAGACCTTCCCACGCTGTGCGGGCGCACGGTTTCGCAGCTCGCGCGCACCCTCTCGCTGCCCTACCTCGTGCTGTACTTGCGCCAGGACGGCCCGCACGGGCCTCACCTGAGGCGCTGCGCGACGTTCGCGGGCCAGGGCGCGCCCGAGCGCATCGCCGCCGGGGAGGGCCTCGTCGGGCAGTGCCTCGAGGACGGGCGCTTGCTGGAAGTGCACCCGGTGCCCGATGGCCACGTGCGCATCACCACCGCAGCGGGTTCCTCGCCTGTGGCGCAGGTGTTGGTGGTGCCGGCGCTGTTCGAGCGCGAGGTGAAGGCGGTGCTCGAGCTGGGCTTGTCGTCCCGGGCCACGGCGGCGCAGCGGCAGTTCCTCGAGAGGTTCGCGCAGAGCTTCGGCCTCGTGCTCAACGCCTTGAGTGCACGGGCGGAGCTGGAGGCGGCCCTCGAGCGCGCGATGCGTCTTTCGGAGAGCTTGCAGCACAAGCAGGAGGAGCTGACCCGCGCCAATGCCGAACTGCACCAGCAGGCCGACCAGCTGCGCGCCTCCGAGCAGCTCTTGCGCGAGCAGCAGGAGCAACTGCGCAGAGCCAACGATGAGTACGAGCAGGCCAACGCCGAGTTGCGCGAGACGGGCCGCGCGCTGCAGGAGCAGGCGAGGCAGCTTGCCCAGGCTTCGGAGTACAAGTCGCAATTCCTCGCCAGCATGTCGCACGAGCTGCGCACGCCGCTCAACAGTGTGCTGATCCTGTCGCAGTTGCTGGCCGAGAACCCGCAAGGCACGCTGACCGACAAGCAGGTGGAGTACGCGCGCACGATCCACGGCGCGGGGCAGGACCTGCTCGAGCTCATCAACGACATCCTGGATCTCTCCAAGATCGAGTCCGGCGCGCTCCGGGTCGACTGGGAGCCTGTCACGCTCGACGCGCTCTTGCACTCCAGCGAGACGCAGTTCCGGCCGCTGGCCGAACGCAAGGGCCTGGTGCTGCGTCTGCGCCGCGAGCAGGAGGCTCCGCCGCGCATCGTCAGCGACGCACAGCGCGTGTGGCAGATCGTCAAGAACCTGCTGTCGAACGCGGTCAAGTTCACCGAGCGTGGCGAGGTGGAGATGACGGTCCGGGCGGTCGAGGGCCCGGGTGGTGTCGCCGGCGTGGCGCTCGCCGTGAGGGACACAGGCATCGGGATCGCGCCGGAGCTGCACGAGCGGATCTTCGAGTCTTTTCAGCAGGGCGATCGGGGGACGGCGCGCAAGTACGGGGGCACCGGCCTCGGCCTCGCCATCAGCCGCCGCCTGGCCCGCCTGCTCGGGGGCGAGCTGAGCGTGCGCAGCGCCCCGGGTCAGGGCAGCACGTTCACGCTCTGGCTGCCGCTGCGCCCGGACGATGTCGCCGTGCAGGACGAAGCGGCCCCCGATCGGCCGGCGCCCGGCGTCGGCCCCCTGCCCGCCACGACTCGTACGGTGGTGGCCGTGCATCACGACCCGGGCGTGGTGGACCGCTTGCGCGAGGTGGCCGCAGAACGAGGTTTCGAGACGGTGCCCGTGCGGCTCGATGAGGTGGTCGAGGTGTGCGAGCGGCTGTGGCCGGCACTCATCGTGCTCGAGGCCGAGGTGGAGCAGGGAAGGGGCTGGGTCATGCTCGGCTTGCTCAAGCAGCGTGGCGCGACCCGCCACGTGCCGGTCCTGCTCGCCTGCGCCGACGACGAGCGCGAGCGCGCCGTGCGGTTGGGGGCAGCGCACACGCTCGGTCCTTCCGATCTCGTGGGGGACCGGCTGCGAGAGCGCCTGCATCCGCGGCTGGATCTGCTCGCACGTTCGCACCGCGCGGTCCTCGTGGTGGAAGACGATCCGGCCCAGCAGCGGGCGATCCTCGAGCTGCTCAGCGATCCCGAGGTGCAGGTGCGCGCCGTGGGCACGGCGGCCGAGGCCCTGAGGGCGATGGAGGAGGCTGCCTGGGACTGCGTGGTGCTGGACCTGGGCCTGCCCGACATGGACGGCATCGAACTCGTGGCCCAGATGCGGCGCCGCTTCGGCGGCCAATCGCCGCCCGTGGTCGTCTACACCGGTCGAGAGCTGTCCAAGGCCGAGGCCGATCGCCTCGAGCGCGTCTCGGATGCGATCATCGTCAAGGGCGTCCGCTCTCCCGAGCGTCTGCTGGCCGAGACGTCCCTGCTGCTCCACCGCGTCGAGGCGCGCATGCCGGAGCACGCGCGCGCGATGATCGAGCGGGGCCACCTGGACGACCCGGTACTCGCCGGCCGGCGTGTGCTCGTCGTGGACGACGACATGCGCAACATCTTCTCGATCACGGCCGCGCTGGAAGCCTATGGCGTCGAGGTGGTGCACGCCGAAGGCGGCCAGGAGGCGCTGGACTTGCTGGATCGAACGGCCCCCGTCGATGCGGTGCTGATGGACATCATGATGCCCGGCATGGACGGGCTCGAGGCCATGCGCCGCCTGCGAGCAGACCCGCGCTGGCGGTCGCTGCCCATTCTCGCAATCACGGCCAAAGCGATGCCGGGCGATCGCGAGCGGTGCCTGCAAGCCGGCGCCTCCGATTACCTCACCAAGCCGCTCGACATGGACCGCGTGCGCGCCCTGCTGCGCGTCTGGCTGGTGCATCCTTCCGCCGCCGGTGGGGCGAGCGATGCGTGA
- a CDS encoding sensor histidine kinase, with amino-acid sequence MTIASSSAHADAPVNILLVDDEPANLMSLRALLEPLGQRIVQASSGAQALRHVLEQDFAVILLDVRMPGMDGIETASLIRARKRSQATPIIFLTGMDSAPELVFQGYSAGAVDYLTKPVMPVILRAKVEAFIELERVRARLRAEVAERERAAAELAGLNALLAERNRQLADANAELDAFCGAVSHDLRTPLAHIEGFLELLEISAGDKLGPQEHEYVRVMRESMRRMRQLISDFLDFARLGSGDLEMAPVDTHALVASALEEVLPGGGRPEAAAPGPEGGQAPRGDRPAAPEGGAESSSPPSHPNVPRIDIAPLPPAWGDARLLRQVWINLLSNALKYSQTRSPPIIEVRGEVEPERVVYRVRDNGVGFDMQRAQRLFSAFFRMHSGSRFEGVGIGLASVKRIVERHGGTVGAEAAPGQGATFWFALPRRP; translated from the coding sequence GTGACGATCGCTTCTTCGTCCGCCCACGCGGATGCCCCCGTCAACATCCTGCTCGTGGACGACGAGCCCGCCAACCTCATGTCGCTCAGGGCGTTGCTGGAGCCCCTGGGCCAGCGCATCGTCCAGGCCTCTTCGGGTGCGCAGGCACTTCGCCATGTGCTGGAGCAGGACTTCGCCGTGATCCTGCTCGACGTGCGCATGCCCGGCATGGACGGCATCGAAACGGCTTCGCTCATCCGGGCGCGCAAGCGTTCGCAAGCCACCCCCATCATCTTCCTGACGGGCATGGACAGCGCCCCGGAGCTCGTGTTCCAGGGCTATTCGGCCGGCGCGGTCGACTACCTGACCAAGCCCGTGATGCCGGTGATCCTGCGCGCCAAGGTCGAAGCCTTCATCGAGTTGGAGCGGGTCCGTGCACGCCTGCGTGCCGAGGTCGCCGAACGCGAGCGTGCGGCGGCCGAGCTGGCCGGTCTGAATGCCTTGCTGGCCGAGCGCAACCGCCAATTGGCCGATGCGAACGCCGAACTGGACGCCTTCTGCGGCGCCGTCTCGCACGACCTGCGCACGCCGCTGGCCCACATCGAGGGCTTCCTCGAGCTGCTCGAGATCTCAGCGGGCGACAAGCTGGGCCCGCAGGAGCATGAGTACGTGCGCGTGATGCGCGAGTCCATGCGCCGGATGCGTCAGCTGATCAGCGACTTCCTCGACTTCGCCCGGCTGGGGTCCGGCGATCTCGAAATGGCCCCGGTGGACACCCACGCGCTGGTCGCATCGGCCCTGGAGGAAGTGCTGCCCGGCGGTGGCCGCCCGGAGGCGGCAGCGCCCGGGCCGGAAGGGGGCCAAGCGCCTCGCGGCGACCGGCCGGCCGCGCCCGAGGGGGGTGCGGAATCGTCGAGCCCGCCTTCGCACCCGAACGTGCCGCGCATCGACATCGCCCCCCTGCCGCCCGCCTGGGGTGACGCCCGGCTGCTCAGGCAGGTATGGATCAACCTGCTGTCCAATGCGCTCAAGTACTCGCAGACGCGGTCTCCTCCCATCATCGAGGTGCGAGGGGAGGTGGAGCCCGAGCGGGTCGTCTACCGCGTGCGCGACAACGGCGTGGGCTTCGACATGCAGCGCGCGCAACGGCTGTTCAGCGCCTTCTTCCGCATGCACAGCGGCTCGCGTTTCGAAGGCGTGGGCATCGGCCTGGCGTCGGTCAAGCGGATCGTGGAGCGCCACGGGGGCACGGTGGGCGCCGAAGCGGCGCCCGGGCAAGGTGCCACCTTCTGGTTTGCGCTGCCGCGCCGCCCCTAG